In a single window of the Papaver somniferum cultivar HN1 chromosome 8, ASM357369v1, whole genome shotgun sequence genome:
- the LOC113302124 gene encoding BOI-related E3 ubiquitin-protein ligase 1-like, whose translation MAVQAQYPSNVLLLNRNGQDRKNSLGNDYSLHQQSGAFHDQSHHMFFNSNTTSNGVGSNNNSRKRGRETVNGGNMPINLFSLQQQSQTQTQPTLVNIAHLQNQQQHSNIVSTGLQLAFGEHHQQQVQHHQQQNLVHQSSSSSSLSSLLTDDFSVQLNQQRDEIDQFIKAQGDQLRRTLAERRQRHYHALLGIAEESVSKRLREKEAEMEKAVRKNSELEARVAQLRAEAQSWQAKAKSQEETAVNLQTQLQHAMMNGGGAQDIKRDNESVILGCAGGGGGGGEAEDAESAYIDPERVVPISVSSTATSLVGPSCKACRRRVASVVLLPCRHLCLCTECGTAVEACPLCLSYRSASVEVFLS comes from the exons ATGGCTGTTCAAGCTCAATACCCATCTAATGTTTTGCTTCTAAACAG AAACGGGCAAGATAGAAAGAACTCACTTGGAAATGATTATTCTTTACATCAACAATCGGGGGCATTTCATGATCAATCTCATCATATGTTCTTCAATAGTAACACCACCAGCAATGGAG TGGGTTCTAATAATAATTCTCGGAAAAGAGGAAGAGAAACTGTTAATGGAGGTAATATGCCAATCaatttattctctctgcaacaacaatctcaaactcaaactcaaccaACGCTTGTAAATATTGCCCACCTTCAAAATCAGCAACAACACAGCAATATTGTTTCTACTGGTCTTCAATTAGCATTTGGAGAGCACCACCAACAACAAGTTCAGCATCATCAACAACAGAATCTAGTTCatcaatcttcatcatcttcatccctCTCATCTTTATTGACAGATGATTTTTCTGTCCAATTGAATCAACAAAGGGATGAAATTGATCAATTCATTAAAGCCCAG GGAGATCAGTTGAGGCGTACTTTAGCAGAGAGAAGGCAAAGACACTATCATGCTCTGCTGGGAATTGCAGAAGAGTCGGTATCAAAAAGACTGAGAGAAAAAGAAGCAGAAATGGAAAAAGCTGTTCGTAAAAATTCAGAGTTAGAAGCGCGAGTGGCACAACTTAGAGCAGAGGCGCAAAGTTGGCAAGCAAAAGCAAAATCACAAGAAGAAACGGCAGTAAATTTACAGACACAGTTACAACACGCTATGATGAACGGTGGTGGTGCACAGGATATTAAGAGAGATAATGAAAGTGTAATATTAGGATGTgccggcggtggtggtggtggtggcgaagCTGAAGATGCTGAGTCAGCCTACATTGACCCAGAGCGAGTCGTACCCATATCGGTGTCGTCTACTGCTACTTCGTTAGTTGGACCGAGCTGCAAAGCGTGTCGGAGACGAGTCGCGTCGGTTGTTCTATTGCCGTGCCGGCATTTATGTCTTTGTACGGAATGCGGCACGGCTGTGGAAGCTTGTCCTCTTTGCCTCTCTTACAGAAGTGCTAGTGTCGAAGTATTTCTGTCCTGA